Proteins from one Chitinophaga oryzae genomic window:
- a CDS encoding helix-turn-helix transcriptional regulator: MNNILQENERALWILKTRGPQPLSVVAEALNITVEGARFQLLKLSSEGLVEATNVAKGRGRPQQIWALTQKGNSRFPDSHAELTVRLINTIRETLGDEALQAVIESSKKVGLDKYLQATSRETTLEGKISRLAETRDAEGYMATWEKDEEGYMLIENHCPICVAAEVCQNFCSAELETFRKVIGEGAEVERVDHLLAGARRCAYRICPKG, translated from the coding sequence ATGAATAATATTTTGCAGGAGAACGAGAGAGCATTGTGGATATTGAAGACGAGAGGGCCTCAGCCCCTGTCGGTCGTAGCGGAAGCCCTTAACATAACGGTGGAGGGTGCACGTTTTCAGCTGCTGAAGCTGAGCAGCGAGGGATTGGTGGAGGCCACCAATGTCGCAAAAGGACGTGGCAGGCCGCAACAGATATGGGCGCTCACCCAGAAGGGCAACTCCCGTTTTCCGGATTCGCATGCGGAGCTGACGGTGCGCCTGATCAACACTATCCGGGAAACACTGGGGGATGAAGCGTTGCAGGCGGTCATCGAAAGCAGCAAAAAAGTGGGACTGGACAAGTATCTGCAGGCGACAAGCCGGGAAACAACGCTGGAAGGCAAGATCAGCAGGCTGGCAGAAACCAGGGACGCGGAAGGGTACATGGCTACCTGGGAAAAAGACGAAGAAGGATATATGTTAATAGAGAACCATTGCCCTATCTGCGTGGCAGCCGAGGTTTGTCAGAATTTCTGTTCCGCCGAGCTGGAGACATTCCGGAAAGTGATCGGTGAAGGAGCGGAAGTAGAGCGTGTGGACCACCTGCTGGCGGGCGCCAGGAGATGTGCGTACCGCATCTGCCCCAAAGGTTAA
- a CDS encoding efflux RND transporter permease subunit → MLKKFIDNPVLSTVISIIIVILGVLGLMSLPISQYPEIAPPTVEVTANYQGANADVVMKSVIIPLEEQINGVEHMTYMTSKASNDGSAVITVNFKQGTDPDLAAVNVQNRVAKATGLMPAEVIKTGITTTKKLNSEVYGFLLYSENKSYDENFLDNYLRINIIPELKRISGVGDVQVWSDQAYSMRIWLRPDVMASYGLVPDDVIAALAEQNIEAAPGKLGENSKKTFQYVLKYTGRLEQPEQFENIVVRATADGQLLRLKDVADVELGAFNYTTDLTAQGHPSSGGAVSQTAGSNAHEVIIQIEKVFEKAKANFPPGVKLAVFINANDFLDASISKLIQTIFEAFILVFIVVFIFLQDFRSTLIPAIAVPVAIIGTFFFLKIFGFTLNLLTLFALVLAIGIVVDDAIVVVEAVHAKLDQGARSARKATMHAMSEISTAIVSITLIMSAVFVPVTFITGSAGVFYKQFGLTLAVAILISAVNALTLSPALCAILLKPHGKDHHVKKSLLQRFYTAFNAGFTVVTDRYIRIVKILIARKWLALGAIAVFAGILVFLLRTTPTGFVPNEDSGAIYGDIILPPASTLEQTTRIADQVDSIARSMPEVAVTSRLSGMNLISGFGGSYGAMFIALKPWKERTKPGQDINSLVGKLFAQTAGIRGAQIIFFAAPTLQGFGNSSGFEMQLLDKTGGSYKDFGGTVNKFMEALNKRPEIMYAATPFNTNLPQYEVQVDVAHCKEAGVDVGGLLRTLQGYLGGIYASDFNRFGKQYKVMLQTNPRYRTEEADLNKIFVRNNKGEMAPVSAFLTLRKTSGPEFINRFNLYTSAAVTGAPNPGYSSGDAIRAFREVAASTLPRGTDFDFSALTREEISSGSQTLLIFVLCLLFVYFLLSAQYRSYILPLAVLLSLPIGLAGAFIFARLAGLDNNIFLQISLIMLIGLLAKNAILIVEFSIQRRRSGLSLVRAAISGAAARLRPILMTSFAFIFGLMPLMLASGVGALSNRSIGTAAVGGMLVGTVFGVFVIPALFVMFQALQERISGAAVKKVEEHEEEPEELAV, encoded by the coding sequence ATGCTCAAGAAATTTATCGATAACCCGGTACTGTCTACCGTTATCTCCATCATCATCGTGATACTGGGCGTGCTGGGCCTCATGTCCCTGCCCATTTCACAATATCCTGAAATAGCGCCGCCCACCGTGGAAGTGACGGCCAACTACCAGGGCGCCAATGCCGACGTGGTGATGAAAAGTGTGATCATCCCGCTGGAAGAACAGATCAACGGCGTGGAACATATGACTTATATGACCTCCAAAGCGAGCAACGACGGCTCCGCGGTGATCACGGTCAACTTCAAACAAGGCACCGACCCCGACCTGGCCGCCGTCAACGTGCAGAACAGGGTGGCCAAAGCCACCGGTCTTATGCCGGCAGAAGTCATTAAAACAGGTATCACCACCACTAAAAAGCTGAACAGTGAAGTGTACGGTTTCCTGCTGTACAGCGAAAACAAATCATACGACGAGAATTTCCTCGACAACTATCTCCGCATCAATATCATCCCTGAACTGAAAAGGATCTCCGGCGTGGGCGATGTACAGGTATGGAGCGACCAGGCTTACTCCATGCGCATCTGGCTCCGGCCCGATGTGATGGCCTCCTACGGCCTGGTGCCCGACGATGTGATCGCCGCTCTCGCAGAACAGAACATCGAAGCGGCGCCCGGTAAACTGGGAGAGAACAGTAAAAAGACATTCCAGTACGTACTGAAATATACCGGTCGCCTTGAGCAACCGGAACAATTTGAAAATATCGTGGTCCGCGCCACGGCCGACGGGCAGCTGCTCCGCCTCAAAGACGTGGCAGACGTGGAGCTGGGCGCTTTCAACTACACCACCGACCTCACCGCGCAGGGGCATCCCTCGTCCGGTGGCGCTGTGAGCCAGACCGCGGGCTCCAATGCACACGAGGTGATTATACAGATAGAAAAGGTGTTTGAAAAGGCAAAGGCGAATTTCCCGCCCGGGGTGAAGCTGGCGGTCTTCATCAACGCGAACGATTTCCTCGACGCCTCTATCTCCAAACTGATACAGACCATCTTTGAAGCGTTTATCCTCGTGTTCATCGTGGTGTTTATCTTCCTGCAGGATTTCCGCTCTACGCTGATACCGGCCATTGCGGTGCCGGTAGCGATTATCGGGACTTTCTTCTTCCTCAAAATATTCGGCTTTACGCTGAACCTGCTCACACTGTTCGCCCTCGTGCTGGCCATCGGTATTGTGGTGGACGACGCCATCGTGGTGGTGGAAGCGGTACATGCCAAACTGGACCAGGGCGCCCGTTCGGCGCGGAAAGCCACTATGCATGCCATGAGTGAAATCAGCACCGCGATCGTATCCATCACCCTCATCATGTCGGCGGTGTTTGTACCGGTAACGTTTATCACCGGTTCGGCCGGCGTGTTCTACAAGCAGTTCGGGCTTACGCTGGCAGTGGCCATCCTCATCTCCGCGGTGAACGCGCTCACCCTCAGCCCCGCGCTCTGCGCCATACTGCTCAAACCGCACGGAAAAGACCATCACGTTAAAAAAAGTCTGCTGCAACGTTTTTACACGGCTTTCAACGCCGGTTTTACGGTGGTAACGGACAGGTATATACGTATCGTAAAAATACTGATCGCACGCAAGTGGCTGGCGCTGGGAGCTATCGCCGTATTCGCGGGCATCCTCGTGTTCCTTTTGAGGACCACGCCCACCGGCTTTGTGCCGAATGAGGATTCCGGCGCCATCTACGGCGATATTATTCTGCCACCGGCATCTACGCTGGAACAAACCACCAGGATCGCCGACCAGGTGGACAGCATCGCACGGTCTATGCCGGAAGTGGCAGTCACTTCCCGCCTTTCAGGGATGAACCTCATCAGCGGTTTCGGCGGATCATACGGCGCTATGTTCATCGCCCTCAAACCATGGAAGGAAAGGACCAAACCCGGTCAGGACATCAACAGCCTTGTGGGCAAACTGTTTGCGCAAACAGCCGGTATCAGGGGCGCACAGATCATCTTCTTCGCCGCGCCCACCCTCCAGGGCTTTGGTAACAGCAGCGGCTTCGAAATGCAGCTGCTCGATAAAACCGGCGGCAGTTACAAAGACTTCGGCGGTACGGTGAACAAATTCATGGAAGCGCTCAACAAACGGCCGGAGATCATGTACGCTGCTACGCCGTTTAACACCAACCTGCCGCAATATGAAGTACAGGTGGATGTGGCGCACTGTAAAGAAGCCGGCGTGGACGTAGGCGGACTGCTGCGTACGTTGCAGGGGTATCTCGGTGGTATCTACGCTTCTGACTTCAACCGTTTCGGTAAACAGTACAAGGTGATGCTGCAGACCAATCCCCGTTACCGTACAGAAGAGGCGGACCTCAACAAAATTTTTGTCCGCAACAACAAAGGGGAGATGGCGCCGGTGTCGGCTTTCCTGACATTACGTAAAACCAGCGGTCCTGAGTTTATCAACCGCTTCAACCTCTACACTTCCGCCGCCGTGACCGGAGCGCCCAATCCCGGTTACAGCTCCGGCGACGCCATCAGGGCATTCCGCGAGGTGGCTGCCAGCACGCTGCCAAGAGGAACAGACTTCGATTTCAGCGCGCTCACCAGGGAGGAAATATCCAGCGGCAGCCAGACATTGCTCATCTTCGTACTGTGCCTGTTGTTCGTGTATTTCCTGCTGAGCGCCCAGTACAGAAGTTATATCCTCCCGCTGGCAGTACTGCTGTCATTACCCATCGGGCTGGCCGGCGCTTTCATCTTTGCCCGTCTCGCCGGCCTGGATAACAATATCTTCCTGCAGATCAGTCTCATCATGCTGATCGGCCTGTTAGCCAAAAATGCGATCCTGATCGTGGAGTTCTCCATCCAGCGGCGCAGAAGTGGCCTGAGCCTGGTGCGTGCCGCTATTTCCGGCGCTGCGGCCCGTCTACGGCCTATCCTCATGACTTCCTTCGCTTTCATCTTCGGCCTGATGCCGCTGATGCTGGCTTCCGGCGTAGGTGCGCTGAGTAACCGCTCCATCGGTACCGCCGCCGTAGGAGGGATGCTGGTGGGTACCGTATTCGGCGTGTTTGTGATCCCGGCGCTCTTCGTGATGTTCCAGGCTTTGCAGGAACGCATAAGCGGCGCTGCTGTCAAAAAAGTAGAAGAACACGAAGAGGAGCCGGAAGAACTGGCCGTTTAA
- a CDS encoding RNA polymerase sigma factor yields the protein MQRRISLHDDESAYKELFLHFYEPLVQFAGSFVRSAQIAEEVVSDVFINIWQGRRRLTEVNNLRVYLYVSTKNVALKYLMQQQKKNALSLDALELDMESPHYNPEEQLISAELLAKFEQAVSDLPPRCKIIFKLIKEDGLRYKEIAEILDISVKTIDNQLAIALARIARAINTSLKKPQRLQP from the coding sequence TTGCAGCGCCGTATCAGCTTACATGACGACGAATCAGCCTATAAAGAGCTGTTCCTGCATTTCTATGAACCGCTGGTACAATTCGCCGGGTCGTTTGTCCGCTCTGCACAGATTGCCGAAGAAGTAGTGTCCGATGTGTTTATTAATATATGGCAGGGACGCCGCCGCCTCACGGAAGTCAACAATCTGCGGGTATATCTCTACGTGAGCACCAAAAACGTGGCCCTTAAATACCTGATGCAGCAACAGAAAAAAAATGCGCTTTCCCTCGACGCCCTGGAGCTGGACATGGAGAGCCCACACTACAACCCTGAAGAACAGCTGATCAGCGCCGAGCTGCTGGCCAAATTTGAGCAGGCCGTCAGCGATCTTCCTCCCCGCTGCAAAATTATTTTCAAACTGATCAAAGAAGACGGTCTCCGCTACAAAGAAATTGCGGAAATCCTCGATATCTCCGTCAAAACCATTGACAATCAACTCGCCATCGCCCTTGCGCGCATAGCCCGTGCTATCAATACCTCCCTGAAAAAGCCCCAACGGTTACAGCCTTAA
- a CDS encoding efflux RND transporter periplasmic adaptor subunit: MQTNLSFQTAALALLSLLTACGGHKEAGYSNEPQPYPVLTLKTSETTLYMDYPATVRGQQNIEIRPKVDGYVAGILVDEGATVKKGQLLFKINAPQYEQEVLTAQAAIKSAEAAVNTARMQVRKVTPLVKKEIVSNYELEAAELALQAREAELAQAKASLQNARVNLGYTTIYSPADGVIGTLPYKIGSLVAPASAQPLTVLADIANVHVYFSFTEKQLLDLAGTDANIPLDAKLKQLPPVQLVLANGNEYTEKGKVETTGGLINNGTGAISMRAVFPNKAGLIRSGSSATIRIVQPVSNALIVPAKATYELQGKKFVYTIDSAGAAHSREITVSDRSSGDVYIVSNGLQAGDKIVADGIGSLKEGTKIKPVASAAPVAAAGPAKTAVDPGLKSGTTAAQ; encoded by the coding sequence ATGCAAACAAATTTATCGTTCCAAACCGCAGCCCTGGCACTGCTTTCTTTATTGACAGCCTGCGGCGGCCATAAAGAGGCCGGTTACAGCAATGAACCGCAGCCTTATCCCGTGCTGACGCTGAAAACATCGGAAACGACCCTCTATATGGACTACCCCGCGACAGTACGCGGTCAGCAGAACATCGAAATACGGCCTAAAGTAGACGGCTACGTGGCCGGGATACTGGTAGACGAAGGCGCCACCGTTAAAAAAGGCCAGCTCCTCTTTAAAATAAACGCTCCCCAATACGAACAGGAAGTGCTCACCGCCCAGGCAGCCATCAAAAGCGCCGAGGCGGCAGTCAATACCGCCCGCATGCAGGTACGCAAAGTAACGCCGCTGGTGAAAAAAGAAATCGTCAGCAACTATGAACTGGAAGCGGCGGAACTGGCTCTCCAGGCCCGCGAGGCGGAACTGGCACAGGCAAAAGCCAGCCTGCAGAACGCCCGCGTCAACCTCGGCTATACTACCATCTACAGCCCGGCAGACGGCGTGATCGGCACCCTGCCCTATAAAATCGGCAGCCTCGTGGCGCCCGCCAGCGCCCAACCACTGACGGTCCTCGCAGACATCGCCAACGTACACGTCTATTTTTCCTTCACGGAAAAACAACTGCTGGACCTCGCCGGTACAGACGCCAATATCCCATTGGACGCTAAACTGAAACAACTGCCGCCGGTACAACTGGTACTGGCTAATGGCAACGAATACACGGAGAAAGGAAAAGTGGAAACAACCGGAGGCCTTATCAATAACGGCACCGGCGCCATCAGCATGCGGGCGGTATTCCCCAACAAAGCCGGCCTTATCCGCAGCGGCAGCAGCGCTACCATCCGTATCGTGCAGCCGGTCAGCAACGCGCTCATCGTACCAGCCAAAGCAACATATGAACTGCAGGGCAAAAAATTCGTTTACACCATCGACTCCGCCGGCGCTGCCCACTCCCGCGAAATCACGGTGAGCGACCGCTCCTCCGGCGACGTGTATATCGTCAGCAACGGCCTGCAGGCCGGCGATAAAATTGTTGCCGACGGCATCGGCTCCCTGAAAGAAGGAACGAAGATAAAACCTGTCGCCTCCGCCGCACCGGTGGCCGCCGCTGGCCCGGCGAAAACCGCTGTAGACCCCGGACTGAAGTCCGGCACTACGGCCGCCCAATAA
- a CDS encoding efflux transporter outer membrane subunit, producing the protein MTHKKYIWLLALVTLAAACRITQPYKSPETDVNGLYRDQQNSDTNTIAARPWQTFFTDTALQQLIARGIRENLDLRIAMQRIVAAQAALKQSKLAFLPDVNANASVKQSRLAFPQGYGLITSATQYDVNGTASWEADIWGKLRSGKRAAQAALLGSVAAQQAVQSSLVADIAAAYYSLLALDQQLLVLQQTLANRGEDVNSMKELKASGVVNGAAVVQSEANQYAAAVAIPDVKRQIRETENALSILLALPPGPIARGSMATQQLPQDIAAGVPAQLLQYRPDVKAAEHAFRNAFENTNIARTAFYPSLNITAAGGFTSFDLSKWFTDAGLFGNVVGGLTQPIFNRGLNKARLATAQAKQQEALYNFSKTMLTAGKEVSDALYSLTSAGEKKESREKQLASLEKAVDFTKELLRYSSSTNYTDVLTSEQNLLSAQIGSINDQLQQWQAVIALYRALGGH; encoded by the coding sequence ATGACACATAAAAAATATATATGGCTGCTGGCGCTGGTAACGCTGGCAGCCGCCTGCCGGATCACACAGCCTTATAAATCACCGGAGACGGACGTCAACGGTTTGTACCGCGACCAGCAAAACAGTGACACCAATACCATAGCGGCACGGCCCTGGCAGACATTTTTTACCGATACCGCCTTACAACAGCTGATAGCCCGCGGTATCCGTGAAAACCTGGACCTGCGGATAGCGATGCAACGCATCGTAGCCGCGCAGGCTGCGCTGAAACAGAGCAAGCTGGCCTTCCTGCCCGATGTTAACGCCAACGCCTCTGTGAAACAGAGCCGGCTGGCCTTCCCGCAGGGATATGGCCTTATCACCAGCGCTACACAGTACGACGTAAATGGGACGGCGAGCTGGGAAGCGGATATCTGGGGTAAGCTGCGCAGCGGCAAAAGAGCGGCGCAGGCGGCCCTGCTGGGCTCCGTCGCGGCGCAACAGGCAGTGCAGAGCAGCCTCGTGGCAGATATCGCTGCGGCGTACTATTCGCTGCTGGCGCTGGACCAGCAACTGCTGGTACTGCAACAGACACTGGCCAACAGGGGAGAAGATGTGAACAGCATGAAAGAGCTGAAAGCCTCCGGCGTAGTGAACGGCGCAGCCGTAGTGCAGAGTGAGGCGAACCAATACGCCGCTGCCGTGGCCATCCCGGATGTGAAGCGGCAGATCCGTGAAACCGAAAACGCCCTCTCTATCCTGCTGGCGCTGCCTCCGGGACCCATTGCCCGTGGCAGCATGGCTACACAACAATTGCCGCAGGACATTGCTGCCGGTGTACCGGCGCAACTGCTGCAGTACCGCCCGGATGTAAAGGCAGCGGAACACGCTTTCCGTAATGCTTTTGAAAATACCAATATCGCCCGCACGGCTTTTTATCCTTCCCTCAATATCACCGCAGCAGGAGGTTTTACCAGCTTTGACCTCAGCAAATGGTTCACCGACGCCGGCCTGTTTGGCAACGTGGTAGGCGGACTGACACAGCCCATCTTCAACCGCGGCCTCAATAAAGCGCGGCTGGCCACTGCACAGGCCAAACAACAGGAAGCGCTGTACAACTTCAGCAAAACCATGCTGACAGCCGGAAAGGAAGTGTCAGACGCACTTTACTCGCTGACATCTGCCGGAGAGAAAAAAGAAAGCAGGGAAAAGCAACTGGCATCACTGGAGAAAGCGGTGGACTTTACAAAAGAACTGCTGCGTTACAGCTCCAGCACCAACTATACCGATGTACTAACGTCGGAACAAAATTTATTGAGCGCACAGATAGGAAGCATCAACGATCAGCTGCAGCAATGGCAGGCGGTGATTGCCCTGTACCGCGCGCTTGGGGGGCATTGA
- a CDS encoding FecR family protein yields MNTRRIWELTARKLANEATAEELQELLALLRDHPDAEMPAGLVDELWQKTTAAASEETAIAAHDRHIGRMQAMGIPIGQATPVTYGVKPGTVALRPRRRYLWAAAVSTGLLLCMGAWWWTSAKKNNDAIASEVTTRNGSRTSIQLADGTRVWLNAGSKLSYSKDFGKNDRSVTLSGEAFFDVAKQADRPFVIHTETMDIRVLGTRFNVRSYPQDKTTEASLITGSIEAIVKHNATRIILKPSEKIVVLNQLPKVVPATRTMAAKEENPVTLSHVSYYAAQTTAITETSWMDNKLVFKDESFATLAREMERFFGVKVRFDNPQPETLRFTGIFEQETVQQALNALQLTAAFRYEIQNDTIIIH; encoded by the coding sequence ATGAACACGAGACGTATATGGGAACTGACGGCCCGGAAATTGGCCAATGAAGCTACTGCGGAAGAACTGCAGGAGCTGTTGGCGCTGCTACGTGACCATCCCGACGCAGAAATGCCGGCCGGGCTGGTGGATGAGCTGTGGCAAAAGACTACGGCCGCCGCCAGTGAGGAAACCGCCATTGCTGCGCACGACCGGCACATCGGCCGGATGCAGGCCATGGGCATTCCTATCGGGCAGGCAACACCTGTTACCTACGGGGTGAAACCCGGAACTGTGGCCCTGCGGCCCCGCCGCCGCTATCTGTGGGCCGCCGCTGTTTCCACCGGCCTGTTGCTCTGTATGGGCGCCTGGTGGTGGACCTCCGCTAAAAAAAACAACGACGCTATCGCCAGCGAAGTAACTACGCGCAACGGATCCCGCACCAGCATACAGCTGGCGGACGGAACACGGGTATGGCTAAACGCCGGAAGCAAACTCTCCTATAGTAAAGATTTTGGTAAAAATGACCGGAGCGTAACGCTCTCCGGGGAAGCTTTTTTTGATGTAGCCAAACAAGCAGACCGTCCGTTTGTTATTCATACGGAAACAATGGACATCAGGGTATTGGGAACCCGCTTCAACGTACGGTCCTATCCGCAGGATAAAACCACCGAAGCCTCACTGATTACCGGTAGCATAGAAGCCATTGTAAAGCACAACGCCACCCGGATCATTCTTAAACCCAGCGAAAAAATCGTGGTGTTGAACCAATTGCCCAAGGTAGTCCCGGCAACCAGGACTATGGCTGCGAAAGAAGAAAATCCGGTCACGCTCAGCCATGTTTCCTATTACGCAGCGCAAACCACTGCTATTACGGAAACTTCCTGGATGGACAACAAACTGGTGTTTAAAGATGAATCCTTTGCAACGCTGGCCCGGGAGATGGAACGGTTTTTCGGGGTAAAGGTGCGGTTCGACAATCCGCAACCGGAAACGCTTCGTTTTACCGGCATCTTCGAACAGGAAACTGTGCAGCAGGCGCTCAACGCATTACAACTGACCGCCGCATTCCGGTATGAGATACAAAATGACACCATCATTATCCACTGA